From Vigna unguiculata cultivar IT97K-499-35 chromosome 5, ASM411807v1, whole genome shotgun sequence, the proteins below share one genomic window:
- the LOC114184558 gene encoding uncharacterized protein LOC114184558 produces the protein MELQQFVGWLGTDKGIDYHIGAYDILRFKGRVCVPKGPLFRRQILKEGHHSRLSIHLGMTKMYKDLKESFWWNGMTTDVTDFVAQCLHLSRSTKGHDLVWVIVDRLTKCAHFLPMNQKWSMDKLAELYVREVVRLHGVPESIVSDRV, from the exons ATGGAATTACAACAGTTTGTCGGATGGTTGGGTACAGACAAGGGGATTGACTATCATATCGGAGCATACGACATTCTACGCTTTAAAGGTAGAGTGTGCGTACCTAAAGGACCCTTATTCAGGAGGCAGATTTTGAAGGAGGGTCATCacagtcgtcttagcatacatctaggtatgactaagatgtataaggattTGAAGGAGTCCTTCTGGTGGAATGGAATGACGACGGATGTAACAGACTTTGTTGCTCAATGTTTG CATCTATCGAGATCGACAAAGGGTCATGATTTAGTTTGGGTGATAGTTGACAGACTGACAAAGTGTGCACATTTCTTGCCTATGAATCAGAAATGGTCGATGGACAAGCTAGCAGAATTGTATGTGCGAGAAGTGGTGAGGTTACATGGAGTACCCGAGAGCATAGTGTCAGACCgggtgtaa